One genomic region from Desulfurispira natronophila encodes:
- a CDS encoding DUF1538 domain-containing protein, with the protein MNIKIFHGFDDVLVEVSLALIPLLVLFVIFQVFFLRLPRNKIIDILKGMALTFIGLALFLQGVHVGFFPVGEHMGSIMGALSYNWILIPVGFVLGFVATFAEPAVRILNHEVERVSSGYIPHRVMLYTLSIGVACSIALSMARMLLGIPLWYIIIPGYLVALVMIRYSSKTFTAIAFDSGGVATGPMTVTFIMAISVGAASVLEGRDPLLDGFGMITLVALAPILSVLVLGLLYQRGEHKGASHDQS; encoded by the coding sequence ATGAATATCAAAATATTTCACGGTTTTGACGATGTACTGGTGGAAGTCAGCCTGGCGCTTATCCCTTTGTTAGTTCTTTTTGTGATTTTCCAGGTTTTTTTTCTGCGCCTTCCCCGTAATAAAATTATTGATATACTCAAGGGGATGGCATTGACATTTATCGGTCTAGCGCTTTTTCTGCAAGGGGTCCATGTGGGATTTTTCCCGGTAGGGGAACATATGGGCTCGATTATGGGCGCCCTTTCATATAATTGGATTTTAATACCTGTCGGTTTTGTGTTGGGATTTGTAGCCACTTTTGCTGAGCCGGCAGTACGTATTCTCAATCACGAGGTGGAGCGAGTTTCCAGCGGGTATATACCGCACCGGGTAATGCTCTACACGCTTTCTATTGGTGTAGCCTGTTCCATAGCTCTCTCTATGGCCCGTATGCTGCTGGGTATCCCCCTGTGGTATATTATTATTCCAGGGTATTTGGTTGCCCTTGTCATGATTCGATATTCAAGTAAAACCTTTACTGCTATTGCCTTTGACTCTGGCGGGGTAGCCACCGGCCCAATGACAGTGACATTCATAATGGCTATTTCGGTAGGGGCCGCATCGGTGCTGGAAGGTCGCGATCCTTTGCTGGATGGTTTTGGTATGATAACGCTGGTGGCACTTGCGCCCATACTTTCTGTGCTGGTCCTCGGGTTGCTCTACCAGCGTGGTGAGCATAAAGGAGCTTCACATGATCAATCATAA
- a CDS encoding P-II family nitrogen regulator has translation MINHKLLVTVARKGIAPKIVKATKKAGAEGGTTILGRGTGYMQRSFLGIPIEPEREIVLTLIPSEMVESVLEAVARSGKFYQEGNGVAFVMNACMVAGIAHLKIQCDLDSYQGGYMERTPHELIITIVNRGNAELVVDAAREAGAGGGTIIYGRGTGIHEQAKLFSIAIEPEKDLVLTLIESDRTDAVLHAIRQGTGLDEPGKGIAMVLPVERTIGISRLCGEEIAAQVDK, from the coding sequence ATGATCAATCATAAACTGCTGGTTACGGTTGCACGTAAAGGAATTGCACCAAAAATTGTTAAAGCCACTAAAAAAGCTGGTGCTGAGGGAGGAACCACTATATTGGGGCGAGGTACCGGCTATATGCAACGTAGCTTTCTGGGTATCCCCATTGAGCCCGAGCGGGAAATTGTACTTACCCTGATACCCAGCGAGATGGTTGAATCAGTGTTGGAGGCTGTTGCACGCTCGGGTAAATTTTACCAAGAGGGCAATGGCGTTGCCTTTGTTATGAATGCCTGTATGGTGGCGGGAATTGCCCACTTGAAAATTCAATGTGATTTGGATAGTTACCAGGGAGGATATATGGAGCGAACTCCGCACGAACTGATAATAACCATAGTAAATCGTGGTAACGCTGAACTGGTTGTCGATGCAGCCCGTGAAGCAGGCGCTGGTGGTGGTACCATTATTTATGGGCGGGGTACAGGTATTCACGAGCAGGCCAAACTTTTTTCTATTGCGATTGAACCAGAGAAGGATCTCGTGTTGACTCTTATCGAGAGCGATCGTACTGATGCGGTGTTACATGCTATTCGCCAAGGTACAGGGCTGGATGAACCAGGTAAGGGGATAGCCATGGTGCTTCCTGTAGAGCGCACAATTGGCATCAGTAGGCTTTGTGGAGAAGAAATAGCAGCCCAAGTTGATAAGTGA
- a CDS encoding response regulator: MRVVIVDDSKTILHSLEELLESGELGVTTQAFADPLEALPWCQCHEVDLLLVDYMMPEIDGLEFIRRFRNTKRNAHIPVLVITANSDPEILYAALDTGANDFLTKPLDKLELLGRVRNMLQLRRYQKELSQHAQRLDHEVRRTSVDLRNKENTVARQHQRLMLAQQVASLGSWELDPVTEHITLSSAHGILLGIDATEAQSDLVWKLRSYIGHFVHEDDRFMVRQHMDDAMDKLKRGVFRGDSFEMRIVDNDKQVRLFRAITVPSPPASPEPSTLFGIVQDITLHRQRDEEVRTLSKAVEQSGSTVIVTNTSGDIEYVNPKFCEVTGYNAHEVKGVNPRFLKPDDIPSEHFDQLWQSLAAGRQWYGELQNRRKDGSTYWEIASIFPVTDDRGVVTHYVSIGEDITAQKELEQQLRQLNRTLEQKVETETRKRMEQQTLLLQESRILAMGEMIGAIAHHWRQPLNALGLMIQKVRMDYEIGEISQSSMDEFVQSAMNSIQDMSHVIDEFRELFEQDVHSTSFDLMSSLQSVLKVMKAQLENNYIEVKVPDANPGKFILFGPEHSFQQVLLCVLGNAKDAIVQNQSSDRCIVVTVELDQAADTVLVTVSDTGGGIDPAIMPRIFEPYFTTKNRGSGSGIIAGTGVGLYMSKIIIEERMGGVLQARNHKFGGAEFVISLPASTAPDGRLAWQN, translated from the coding sequence ATGCGTGTAGTCATAGTAGATGACTCAAAGACCATTCTCCATTCCCTGGAGGAGCTTCTGGAGTCCGGGGAGCTTGGTGTCACAACCCAGGCGTTTGCCGATCCTCTGGAGGCGCTTCCGTGGTGTCAGTGCCATGAGGTGGATCTTTTGCTGGTAGACTATATGATGCCAGAGATTGACGGTCTCGAATTTATACGTCGATTTCGTAATACAAAACGCAATGCCCACATCCCCGTTCTGGTTATTACGGCCAATTCAGATCCGGAGATTCTTTACGCAGCGCTGGACACTGGGGCCAATGACTTTCTTACTAAACCACTCGATAAGCTTGAACTTCTTGGTCGAGTTCGCAATATGTTGCAACTTCGCCGCTATCAGAAAGAGCTCTCTCAGCACGCCCAGCGTCTGGATCATGAAGTCAGACGCACCAGTGTCGATTTGCGCAACAAGGAAAACACGGTTGCTCGCCAGCACCAGCGCCTTATGTTGGCGCAACAGGTTGCATCCCTGGGCAGCTGGGAGCTAGACCCTGTTACGGAGCATATAACCCTGAGCTCAGCTCATGGGATTTTACTTGGCATTGATGCTACTGAGGCTCAGTCAGATCTGGTGTGGAAGCTGCGCTCATACATAGGGCACTTTGTTCATGAAGACGATCGCTTCATGGTTCGTCAGCATATGGATGATGCTATGGATAAGCTCAAACGCGGCGTTTTTCGTGGTGACAGCTTTGAGATGCGTATCGTTGATAACGACAAGCAGGTTCGCTTGTTTCGCGCCATTACTGTTCCGTCTCCCCCCGCTTCCCCAGAGCCCAGTACTCTATTTGGGATTGTGCAGGATATTACTTTGCACCGACAGCGTGACGAGGAGGTGAGAACCCTCTCCAAGGCTGTGGAGCAAAGCGGAAGTACTGTCATAGTAACCAATACCAGTGGGGATATTGAGTATGTCAACCCCAAGTTTTGCGAGGTTACCGGATATAATGCCCATGAAGTCAAGGGCGTTAATCCTCGCTTTCTCAAGCCTGATGATATTCCAAGTGAGCACTTTGATCAACTTTGGCAGAGCCTGGCTGCTGGGCGTCAGTGGTATGGTGAGCTACAGAATCGCCGTAAGGATGGGAGCACTTACTGGGAAATTGCATCTATCTTCCCGGTCACTGATGATCGGGGTGTTGTAACCCACTATGTCAGTATCGGTGAGGATATCACAGCCCAAAAAGAGCTTGAGCAGCAGCTGCGTCAGCTGAATCGCACCTTGGAGCAAAAGGTCGAGACTGAAACTCGCAAGCGCATGGAGCAGCAAACTTTGTTGCTGCAGGAATCACGAATACTTGCTATGGGGGAAATGATTGGTGCTATTGCACACCACTGGCGCCAGCCCCTTAATGCCCTGGGTCTGATGATTCAAAAAGTTCGTATGGATTATGAAATAGGTGAGATAAGCCAATCGAGCATGGATGAGTTCGTGCAATCAGCTATGAACTCTATTCAGGATATGTCCCATGTTATTGATGAGTTTCGTGAGCTTTTTGAGCAGGATGTTCACAGTACCAGTTTTGATTTGATGAGCTCGCTGCAAAGTGTACTCAAGGTTATGAAAGCGCAGCTGGAAAATAATTACATAGAAGTAAAGGTGCCCGATGCAAATCCCGGGAAATTTATACTTTTTGGCCCTGAACACAGCTTCCAGCAGGTGTTGTTGTGTGTTCTAGGTAATGCCAAGGATGCCATAGTGCAAAATCAGTCGTCAGATCGTTGCATTGTAGTCACCGTGGAGCTTGACCAGGCAGCGGATACCGTTCTTGTAACAGTATCGGACACTGGCGGTGGTATTGATCCAGCGATTATGCCGCGTATTTTTGAGCCATATTTTACGACCAAGAATCGTGGTAGTGGTAGTGGTATTATTGCTGGCACTGGTGTGGGGTTGTATATGTCTAAAATTATAATCGAAGAGCGTATGGGAGGTGTATTGCAAGCGCGCAATCACAAGTTTGGAGGCGCTGAGTTTGTGATTAGCCTGCCAGCCTCTACAGCACCTGACGGGAGACTAGCATGGCAAAATTAG
- the nikR gene encoding nickel-responsive transcriptional regulator NikR, producing MAKLVRFGVSLDEQLLKRFDKRIQRKRYTNRSEAIRDLIRQELVMEQWQQDGQSVAAAITMVYDHHQRGLVGDLMEIQHDYHDLILSSQHIHLDHNHCLEVIVTKGSPSRLEELHSRLQAQRGVFHVGLSITTANP from the coding sequence ATGGCAAAATTAGTGCGCTTCGGCGTCTCTTTGGATGAGCAATTGCTGAAGCGCTTCGACAAACGCATTCAACGAAAACGCTACACGAACCGCTCAGAAGCGATACGAGATCTTATTCGCCAAGAGCTGGTCATGGAGCAATGGCAACAGGACGGGCAAAGTGTGGCGGCTGCCATCACTATGGTTTATGACCACCACCAGCGTGGACTGGTGGGAGACTTGATGGAAATACAGCATGACTACCACGACCTGATTCTTTCCAGTCAGCATATTCACCTCGATCACAATCATTGTCTGGAGGTGATAGTTACCAAAGGATCTCCCTCTCGACTGGAAGAGCTTCACAGTCGCTTGCAGGCGCAGCGAGGAGTCTTTCACGTAGGTTTGTCAATTACCACTGCCAATCCCTGA
- the mazG gene encoding nucleoside triphosphate pyrophosphohydrolase, whose amino-acid sequence MSTDPYTMLKYLMDTLNGPDGCPWDREQTHQSLRQYMIEEAYEVVDAIDAEDDAELQEELGDVLLQVFFHSDIARRRGVFDVDDVARGLYEKMVRRHPHIFGAECLGSADEVLQQWTEIKAAEKDSRQSVLDGIPRQLPSLARAYKLQKRAARVGFDWEQASETLDKIEEEIAELRSAMDSEEYDGIEAELGDLLFSVVNCARKLGVEPETALNRTNEKFSRRFRQVEKGMGVDGKLTLQELDQLWNEAKQKERKP is encoded by the coding sequence ATGTCAACCGATCCCTACACCATGTTGAAGTACTTGATGGATACGCTTAATGGTCCAGACGGTTGCCCGTGGGATCGCGAGCAAACCCATCAGTCACTGCGCCAGTATATGATTGAAGAAGCCTATGAAGTTGTAGATGCTATTGATGCAGAGGACGACGCTGAGCTGCAGGAGGAGCTGGGAGATGTGTTATTGCAGGTCTTCTTTCACAGTGATATAGCCCGTCGCAGAGGCGTTTTTGACGTGGATGACGTGGCACGTGGCCTGTACGAGAAAATGGTACGGAGGCATCCCCACATTTTCGGTGCGGAATGCCTTGGCAGTGCGGATGAGGTTTTGCAACAGTGGACAGAGATAAAAGCCGCGGAAAAAGACTCACGGCAGAGTGTACTGGACGGAATCCCACGCCAGCTGCCATCTCTGGCACGTGCATACAAGCTGCAAAAGCGGGCAGCTCGTGTTGGTTTTGATTGGGAGCAGGCTTCTGAGACGCTCGATAAAATTGAAGAGGAAATTGCTGAGCTGCGCAGTGCCATGGACAGTGAAGAATACGATGGTATAGAGGCTGAGTTAGGCGATTTGCTTTTCAGTGTTGTAAATTGTGCGCGCAAGTTGGGTGTGGAACCAGAAACGGCCCTGAATCGTACCAATGAAAAATTTTCCCGTCGTTTTCGTCAAGTAGAAAAAGGCATGGGTGTCGATGGTAAGTTGACATTACAGGAGCTTGACCAATTGTGGAATGAAGCTAAACAGAAGGAGCGTAAACCATGA
- the pyrR gene encoding bifunctional pyr operon transcriptional regulator/uracil phosphoribosyltransferase PyrR has translation MKLIMNAQEIDQTITRVATQVIESHKNMEHTYVIGLRTRGEFIAQRLVKKIQQFSGKEVPFGVMDATLYRDDLSMAQSAPILKGPVSTLDFDDKKVLIVDDVMFTARTARSALYCVMDHGRPALVEFFVLIDRGHNELPLYARYKGKEIPTFRSERVKVCLQEIDDEDAIYITQAQ, from the coding sequence ATGAAGTTGATCATGAATGCTCAAGAGATAGATCAGACGATAACCCGGGTAGCCACCCAAGTGATCGAAAGTCATAAAAACATGGAGCACACCTATGTGATTGGCTTACGCACTCGAGGGGAGTTTATTGCGCAACGGTTGGTAAAAAAAATACAACAGTTCAGCGGGAAAGAGGTTCCCTTTGGGGTTATGGATGCTACGCTCTATCGCGATGACTTATCCATGGCTCAGTCGGCTCCTATTCTCAAAGGGCCGGTGAGCACGCTGGATTTTGATGACAAAAAAGTACTCATTGTTGATGACGTCATGTTTACCGCTCGCACTGCCCGCAGTGCGCTCTATTGCGTTATGGATCATGGGCGTCCTGCCTTGGTGGAATTTTTTGTGCTCATCGACCGTGGCCATAATGAGCTTCCGCTTTATGCACGCTATAAGGGCAAGGAAATCCCCACATTCCGCAGTGAACGAGTGAAAGTATGCCTGCAGGAAATAGACGACGAAGATGCGATCTACATCACACAAGCACAATAG
- a CDS encoding aspartate carbamoyltransferase catalytic subunit, protein MEFNQKHILGLYHLNTEEITLLLDTAREFKGINTRSVKKVPPLKGRTQINMFFENSTRTRTSFEVAGKRLSADTINFSSSSSSTSKGETLLDTAKNIMAMHPDVIVLRHGVSGSPKLLAENIDASVINAGDGAHEHPSQALLDMFTIREHIGDLKDVNVLIVGDVAHSRVVRSNIIGLNKMGANVRLCAPRTMMPRHFHIDDVPISADLEENLPWADVVMMLRIQMERQHGPSLFPNVTEYSRLWGLNKRRLELMRPDAMVLHPGPVNRGVELAPDVADSSRSFILRQVENGVAVRMSMLFHVLHVG, encoded by the coding sequence ATGGAGTTCAATCAAAAGCACATTTTGGGATTGTATCACCTAAACACCGAAGAGATCACCCTGCTCCTTGATACTGCCAGGGAGTTTAAAGGAATCAATACCCGCTCAGTAAAAAAAGTACCCCCTCTTAAAGGTCGTACGCAGATAAACATGTTCTTTGAAAATTCCACCCGCACCCGGACCTCTTTTGAAGTTGCGGGTAAACGACTCAGTGCAGATACCATAAACTTTTCCTCTTCTAGTTCCTCCACCAGCAAAGGAGAAACTCTGCTGGATACCGCCAAAAACATTATGGCCATGCATCCGGATGTTATTGTGTTACGTCACGGAGTTTCAGGTTCCCCCAAGCTGCTGGCAGAAAATATTGATGCCAGCGTCATCAACGCTGGTGATGGAGCTCATGAGCACCCTTCTCAGGCTCTGCTGGATATGTTTACTATCCGTGAGCACATTGGTGATCTCAAAGACGTTAATGTCCTGATTGTAGGAGATGTGGCCCACAGTCGGGTGGTGCGCTCCAACATTATCGGCTTGAACAAAATGGGTGCTAATGTTCGTCTGTGTGCCCCACGAACTATGATGCCTCGCCACTTTCATATCGATGATGTTCCCATCAGTGCTGATCTGGAGGAAAATCTCCCTTGGGCCGATGTGGTGATGATGTTGCGTATACAAATGGAGCGCCAACACGGACCGTCTCTTTTCCCTAACGTTACCGAGTACTCTCGCCTGTGGGGCTTGAATAAGCGGCGATTGGAGCTTATGCGGCCCGACGCTATGGTCTTGCATCCAGGGCCGGTCAACCGTGGCGTTGAGCTTGCCCCTGATGTAGCTGACAGTAGTCGTAGTTTTATTCTGCGTCAGGTAGAAAATGGTGTAGCAGTACGGATGAGTATGCTTTTTCACGTATTGCACGTAGGTTAG